One segment of Falco peregrinus isolate bFalPer1 chromosome 4, bFalPer1.pri, whole genome shotgun sequence DNA contains the following:
- the C4H3orf85 gene encoding uncharacterized protein C3orf85 homolog → MFQILASALLFTASMSGVLGAPFLTEESANQFMRLKRQIPYSQNYWDPSSSQNAWGYIVAEQVSESWTALRDTAQYYLDLGSYAFDPSTATYDGVS, encoded by the exons atgtttcaaattttaGCGTCTGCTCTGCTGTTTACAG CTTCCATGTCAGGTGTCCTTGGagcaccttttctgacagaagaATCAGCAAATCAATTTATGCGACTTAAACGACAGATACCATACTCTCAGAACTACTGGGAcccaagcagcagccagaatGCATGGGGATACATTGTGGCTGAACAG GTTAGTGAATCATGGACAGCTTTGAGAGACACAGCACAATACTACCTGGACTTGGGTTCTTATGCCTTTGATCCTTCAACCGCCACGTACGATGGGGTTTCTTAA